A stretch of Henckelia pumila isolate YLH828 chromosome 4, ASM3356847v2, whole genome shotgun sequence DNA encodes these proteins:
- the LOC140865887 gene encoding uncharacterized protein: MDCGIAESTDASSLPDIMSDPGNFECNICFELAQEPIVTLCGHLYCWSCLYQWLQIHSHSHECPVCKALVQEDKLVPIYGRGKSSFDPRTRLIPGVSIPNRPMGQRPQTAPHVDINFTRQSNLDPISGLMPMGVARFGHQTLSNIFGALPAIFNLQLHGFHDATVYGTTSGTPYLFSSSFHGGYVHGFHHYHSGPIEWKPIAWKLIFVVLGIIVLLHLVVA, from the coding sequence ATGGACTGCGGAATTGCTGAATCAACAGATGCCTCTAGTTTACCTGATATAATGTCTGACCCTGGGAACTTCGAGTGCAATATCTGTTTTGAATTGGCACAGGAGCCGATTGTGACACTCTGCGGTCACCTTTACTGTTGGTCTTGCCTCTACCAATGGCTTCAAATCCACTCACATTCTCACGAGTGCCCGGTTTGCAAAGCTCTTGTTCAGGAAGATAAATTAGTTCCAATATATGGGAGGGGTAAATCAAGTTTTGACCCAAGAACTCGTCTCATACCTGGAGTTTCTATTCCAAACCGACCGATGGGACAGAGGCCACAAACTGCCCCACATGTGGACATAAATTTTACCCGCCAAAGCAACCTGGATCCCATATCTGGATTGATGCCAATGGGAGTTGCCAGGTTCGGTCACCAGACCCTATCTAATATTTTTGGTGCATTGCCAGCCATTTTTAACCTTCAGCTACATGGTTTTCATGATGCTACTGTTTATGGAACAACTTCTGGTACACCTTATTTGTTCTCGAGTTCCTTCCATGGAGGGTATGTTCATGGTTTTCATCATTATCATTCGGGTCCAATCGAATGGAAACCAATAGCTTGGAAGCTGATTTTCGTCGTTCTTGGTATTATTGTGCTCTTGCATCTGGTTGTTGCTTGA